A stretch of DNA from Calditrichota bacterium:
AACACCCTGTTCACTTTCGCCTTGCACACCACGACTTGCCCAACCCTGATGGCCTTCAAGAAGCGGACCTCGTGCACCGCGACCGTGGCCACCCGCGTGCCAGCATGGCGCCTGGCGGCAATGGTAGCCACCATGTCCATAATCTGCAGAATCCTGCCCCCGAACACGCTGCCGATGCTATTCGCGTCTGCCGGGAGGGCCAGCAGGACCGTCTCGGCTTCACTGCATCTGATGTCGATGGCGCCTTCGGGTTTCACGACAGCGCCTCCGCCTGCTGGGCGGCATGGTACGAACTGCGCACCAATGGGCCCGCTTCCACATGGGCGAACCCCATTGCCAGTCCTGTGGCGCGCAGCTGCTCGAACTCCTCCGGCGGCACAAAGCGGTCCACCGGCAGATGCTGAGGGGTCGGCTGCAAGTATTGGCCGATCGTCAAGATGCTGCAGCCGGCCCCGCGGAGGTCAGCCATGGTTGCCAACACTTCCTCACTGGTCTCGCCAAGACCCACCATCAGGCCGGACTTGGTTACGAGGCCTGCCTGGGCGGCCTGGGCCAGCAGGCGGACGGAACGTCGATAGTCCGCTTGTGGACGAACCACGGGATAGAGCCGAGGCACCGTCTCGATGTTGTGGTTCAGCACGTGTGGAGCGGCGGCAAGCACCTGGTTGAGCGCCTCTGGGGAACCCGCGAAATCGGGGATGAGCACCTCGACCTTGCAATCGGGTCGTCGCGCGCGCACCGCCCTGATGGTGGCGGCAAAATGGCTCGCTCCTCCATCTGGCAAGTCGTCGCGAGTGACCGAGGTGATAACCGCATAGTCCAGAGCAAGAAGTGCCACTGCCTCTGCTACCCGGTGCGGTTCGTCGCCATCCAAGGGGAGCGGCGTCCCGTGGCCCACGGCGCAGAATCTGCAAGCGCGGGTACACACATCCCCCATAAGCATGAAGGTGGCCGTGCGCTGCGCCCAACACTCGCCAATGTTGGGGCAACGGGCGCTCTGGCAGACGGTGTGCAGCCTATGCTTTTCCACCAAGGCGCGCACCGCGCGGAACCCCTCCCCGCTGGGAAGCCTAACCTTCAACCACTGGGGACGCCTCGTCTCGTGTCGAATGCGGCTCATGCTGTGTTGGACCGTCCTCCCGCTATTCCGCCGCCTGACGGGACGGAAGATAGTACTTGCGAAACGCCTCGCAGGACCATGGCATTTTCTCCGCAAAGATTTGCATGATGGCCTCCGCGTAGGCGCGAATTTCCTCTTGAGCGTGACGCTCCGCCCGCAGGCTGAGAAAGTTCATGAGGGAGCGGGCGTTTACCGTCCAGTAAAACTGCGTGTAGAGAGCCAAGGGCAAGACAATCCGAGCATGCTCCTTGGCTACACCCTGAGCGAGCAGCCTCTGGTAAAGCTCATAGCTCCGCCGATAATGCTCCACCATCTCCTGTCGCAACAATTCGCTGTCCTCTTCAGGCAGGAGCTCGAATTGATAGTCCGGGCCTCTCTCCTTGCGCAACCGCTCGGGGACGTAAAACTCATGCTCAAGCCGCGTGTAGCGGCCGGAGATCTCGTTGTAGCTGGCCATTCGGTGGCGGAACCATTGCCTGGCCACGAAAATGGGGCACTTGATGTGGAAAGTAAAAACGCTGTGCTCGAACGGCGTCTCGTGACGATGGCTGAGGAGGTAGTCAATGAGCTGTCGGTCCTTGAGCTCCCCTTTGCTCTCTTGCCCCACCGAGACACGGGCTGCCCGCACCACCGCCTGGTCCCCACCCATAAAGTCTACCAGGCGGACAAACCCCTGATCCAGGACCGAGTGGATGATCGTCCCCGCCGAGACAATGTCTCCAGGCTTTCTCTCTTGCTCCGTCACGCTACGTTCCTCGGCTGTACGGCGCGTCTTCGCGTTGTGGACAACTTGCACAATGTCCGGGCAAATCCCTTCGAAAACCTTAGGCTCCAACGAAGGTGGCAAGGGCCCGGCTGCGGGACCGACCATCACGGCGGAAAAAGTGCGCTCGCCGGCCATAGGTCGTCGAGAGGCCCAGGGCAACGGTGCAGGGACGTGTGCCCTGCATCCCTGCGCGCCACCGGGGGCAAGAGACTGTCTGACGGCAGCATGTTCATCCCTGGTCTCAGCCCTCGCTCGCCTTGTCCAGCAGTTCAAGATACGGCTGGTACTCCAGGCCCGACCGCACCAAGTAGGTGGTGAGAAGGATCTTCACCGATTGCTGCAACTGGCTCGCGTCCCACGGCTTTTCCACGTAGCGGTCGATGTGCGCCTCGTTGATGGCGTAGATGGTATCCTCGTGCGTGGCAAGCCCGGTGAGGAGCAGCTTCTTCGTGTTGGGAAAACGGCCGGCCTGCGTCAACTCTGCCAGCAGGTCAATGCCATTCTTGCCGGGCATGATGTGGTCGCAGATGATCAGTGCGAGGTGGTCCCCCCTGCGCTCCATCTCCGCCAACACCTCCTCGGCTTCAGCGGCTGATTCGCATTCGATGATGGTACAGACCGCAGCAAGCGGCTCCAGGTCCTTGCGCAAGGCAGCCAACACCTCACGCTGATCGTCTATGCAGAGCACCTTTAGCTTCTCCATAGCCTCCTCTGATCGGTAACGTCACGGTGAACACGGTCCTACCAGGGCGGGATTGCACGCTCACACGACCGCCGTAGTTGTGGACGA
This window harbors:
- a CDS encoding acyl-CoA thioesterase, yielding MKPEGAIDIRCSEAETVLLALPADANSIGSVFGGRILQIMDMVATIAARRHAGTRVATVAVHEVRFLKAIRVGQVVVCKAKVNRVFGSSMEVGVKVWAEDTYANTVYHACSGYLTFVALGEDGRPKRIPDVAIHTEEERRRWAQAEERRRLRTGVVQKGRENMAHGQE
- the lipA gene encoding lipoyl synthase; amino-acid sequence: MSRIRHETRRPQWLKVRLPSGEGFRAVRALVEKHRLHTVCQSARCPNIGECWAQRTATFMLMGDVCTRACRFCAVGHGTPLPLDGDEPHRVAEAVALLALDYAVITSVTRDDLPDGGASHFAATIRAVRARRPDCKVEVLIPDFAGSPEALNQVLAAAPHVLNHNIETVPRLYPVVRPQADYRRSVRLLAQAAQAGLVTKSGLMVGLGETSEEVLATMADLRGAGCSILTIGQYLQPTPQHLPVDRFVPPEEFEQLRATGLAMGFAHVEAGPLVRSSYHAAQQAEALS
- a CDS encoding FAD-dependent thymidylate synthase, coding for MIHSVLDQGFVRLVDFMGGDQAVVRAARVSVGQESKGELKDRQLIDYLLSHRHETPFEHSVFTFHIKCPIFVARQWFRHRMASYNEISGRYTRLEHEFYVPERLRKERGPDYQFELLPEEDSELLRQEMVEHYRRSYELYQRLLAQGVAKEHARIVLPLALYTQFYWTVNARSLMNFLSLRAERHAQEEIRAYAEAIMQIFAEKMPWSCEAFRKYYLPSRQAAE
- a CDS encoding response regulator, producing the protein MEKLKVLCIDDQREVLAALRKDLEPLAAVCTIIECESAAEAEEVLAEMERRGDHLALIICDHIMPGKNGIDLLAELTQAGRFPNTKKLLLTGLATHEDTIYAINEAHIDRYVEKPWDASQLQQSVKILLTTYLVRSGLEYQPYLELLDKASEG